The following proteins are co-located in the Trichormus variabilis 0441 genome:
- the tuf gene encoding elongation factor Tu, with translation MARAKFERTKPHVNIGTIGHVDHGKTTLTAAITMTLAALGQAVAKGYDQIDNAPEEKARGITINTAHVEYETANRHYAHVDCPGHADYVKNMITGAAQMDGAILVVAATDGPMPQTREHILLAKQVGVPKLVVFLNKEDMMEDAELLELVELELRELLTEYEFDGDDIPIVRGSGLQALDVMTKNPKTQRGENPWVDKIYELMDAVDSYIPDPERDIDKPFLMAVEDVFSITGRGTVATGRIERGKVKVGDVVELVGIRDTRNTTVTGIEMFKKSLDEGMAGDNAGVLLRGIQKTDIERGMVLAKPGSITPHTQFEGEVYVLTEKEGGRKTPFFAGYRPQFYVRTTDVTGTIKAFTSDEGEAVEMVMPGDRIKVTVELINPIAIEQGMRFAIREGGRTIGAGVVSKIVK, from the coding sequence ATGGCACGCGCAAAGTTTGAAAGAACGAAACCCCACGTAAATATTGGTACGATTGGCCACGTTGACCACGGTAAAACAACCTTAACGGCAGCAATCACCATGACCTTGGCAGCCCTTGGTCAAGCGGTCGCTAAAGGCTACGATCAAATCGACAACGCACCAGAAGAAAAGGCGCGGGGTATCACCATTAACACAGCCCACGTTGAATATGAGACCGCTAATCGTCACTATGCTCACGTAGACTGTCCTGGTCACGCTGACTATGTGAAGAATATGATCACAGGTGCGGCTCAGATGGATGGAGCAATTCTCGTAGTTGCTGCTACCGACGGCCCTATGCCTCAAACCCGTGAACACATCCTACTAGCAAAACAGGTAGGCGTTCCTAAGCTAGTAGTCTTCTTAAATAAAGAAGATATGATGGAAGACGCTGAACTACTAGAACTAGTAGAACTGGAATTAAGAGAACTGTTGACCGAATACGAATTCGATGGTGATGATATTCCCATCGTTAGAGGTTCAGGTTTGCAAGCTCTCGACGTTATGACCAAGAATCCTAAGACCCAACGTGGAGAAAATCCTTGGGTAGATAAAATCTACGAATTGATGGATGCTGTAGATTCTTATATTCCTGATCCAGAGCGGGATATAGATAAACCATTCCTGATGGCGGTAGAAGACGTGTTCTCTATTACCGGTCGTGGTACAGTTGCTACCGGTCGGATTGAGCGTGGTAAGGTGAAAGTTGGTGATGTTGTAGAACTAGTAGGTATTAGAGATACACGCAACACAACTGTTACCGGGATCGAGATGTTCAAGAAGAGTCTCGATGAAGGTATGGCTGGAGACAACGCCGGTGTACTGTTACGTGGTATTCAAAAAACTGATATTGAACGGGGTATGGTTTTAGCCAAGCCTGGTTCCATCACTCCTCACACCCAATTTGAAGGCGAAGTTTACGTTCTCACCGAAAAAGAAGGTGGTCGTAAAACTCCTTTCTTCGCTGGCTACCGTCCTCAATTCTATGTGCGGACAACTGATGTAACTGGTACAATTAAAGCCTTTACTTCCGATGAAGGTGAAGCAGTAGAAATGGTGATGCCAGGAGATCGCATCAAAGTCACTGTTGAATTAATCAACCCGATTGCGATTGAGCAAGGGATGCGCTTCGCTATTCGTGAAGGTGGCCGCACCATCGGTGCTGGTGTCGTCTCCAAAATCGTCAAGTAG
- a CDS encoding phosphomannose isomerase type II C-terminal cupin domain yields the protein MAQTQETTTKTHTLPLPTTITSRSVAATELRPWGSFTVLEEGRGYKIKRIEVKPGHRLSLQMHHHRSEHWIVVSGTARVVCGEKEILLSNNQSTYVPQCTAHRLENPGVIPLVLIEVQNGEYLGEDDIIRYQDDYSRTSN from the coding sequence ATGGCTCAAACTCAAGAAACCACAACAAAAACTCACACTTTACCCCTACCTACTACCATTACTAGCCGTAGTGTTGCTGCAACAGAGTTGCGTCCTTGGGGTTCTTTTACAGTACTGGAAGAAGGGCGTGGATATAAAATCAAACGGATTGAGGTGAAACCTGGACATCGCCTCAGCTTACAAATGCACCATCACCGTAGTGAACATTGGATTGTTGTCTCCGGTACAGCCAGAGTAGTCTGTGGTGAAAAGGAAATTCTATTAAGTAATAATCAGTCTACCTACGTACCCCAATGTACTGCTCACCGTCTAGAGAATCCTGGCGTAATTCCCTTAGTACTCATTGAAGTACAAAACGGCGAATATTTAGGTGAAGATGATATTATTCGCTACCAAGATGATTACTCTCGAACATCGAATTAA
- the fusA gene encoding elongation factor G — protein sequence MARTNPLEKVRNIGIAAHIDAGKTTTTERILFYSGIIHKIGEVHEGTAVTDWMDQERERGITITAAAISTSWKDYQINIIDTPGHVDFTIEVERSMRVLDGVIAVFCSVGGVQPQSETVWRQADRYKVPRIAFINKMDRTGANFYRVHEQMRDRLRANAIAIQLPIGSENDFKGIVDLVRKRAYIYNNDQGTDIQETDIPADLQNQVEEYYTKLVEAVAETDDALMTKYFDGEALTEEEIRSALRQGTIAGTIVPVLCGSAFKNKGVQLMLDAVVDYLPAPTEVPPIQGTLANGDTVERRADDNEPLAALAFKIMADPYGRLTFVRVYSGVLKKGSYVLNATKNKKERISRLVLMKADDRQDVEELRAGDLGAALGLKDTLTGDTITDEGSPVILESLFIPEPVISVAVEPKTKNDMDKLSKALQSLSEEDPTFRVNVDPETNQTVIAGMGELHLEILVDRMLREFKVEANVGAPQVAYRETIRKSVTNVEGKFIRQSGGKGQYGHVVINLEPGEPGTGFEFVSKIVGGVVPKEYIGPAEQGMKESCESGILAGYPLIDVKATLVHGSYHDVDSSEMAFKIAGSMALKEAVLKASPVLLEPMMKVEVEVPEDYIGNVIGDLISRRGQIESQSTEQGLAKVASKVPLATMFGYATDIRSKTQGRGIFTMEFSHYEEVPRSVAETIIAKSKGNA from the coding sequence GTGGCACGTACAAACCCGCTAGAGAAAGTACGCAATATCGGTATTGCGGCGCATATAGATGCGGGCAAAACCACGACAACAGAGAGAATATTATTTTACTCTGGAATAATTCATAAAATCGGTGAGGTTCACGAAGGAACTGCTGTAACCGACTGGATGGATCAAGAGCGGGAGCGGGGAATTACCATCACTGCTGCGGCAATCAGTACCAGTTGGAAAGATTATCAAATTAACATTATCGATACTCCAGGTCACGTAGACTTCACAATTGAAGTTGAGCGCTCCATGCGGGTGTTAGATGGTGTGATTGCGGTATTTTGTTCCGTGGGTGGTGTACAACCCCAATCAGAAACTGTGTGGCGGCAAGCAGACCGTTACAAAGTACCTCGGATTGCCTTCATCAACAAGATGGATCGTACAGGAGCGAACTTCTACAGAGTTCATGAGCAAATGCGCGATCGCCTGCGGGCAAATGCTATTGCCATTCAATTACCTATCGGTAGCGAAAACGACTTCAAGGGCATCGTAGACTTGGTGCGGAAGCGTGCCTACATTTACAACAACGACCAAGGTACAGATATTCAGGAAACTGATATCCCAGCAGACTTACAAAATCAAGTCGAAGAGTACTACACCAAGTTGGTGGAAGCAGTCGCAGAAACCGATGATGCTCTGATGACTAAGTACTTCGATGGCGAAGCACTGACAGAGGAAGAAATTCGCTCTGCCCTGCGTCAAGGTACAATTGCAGGCACAATCGTACCCGTACTTTGTGGTTCAGCCTTCAAAAATAAAGGTGTACAGTTAATGCTGGATGCAGTGGTAGATTACCTACCCGCACCAACAGAAGTACCACCCATTCAAGGCACACTCGCTAATGGTGATACTGTTGAGCGTCGGGCTGACGACAACGAACCCTTAGCAGCTTTAGCCTTCAAGATTATGGCTGACCCATACGGTCGCCTTACCTTTGTTCGCGTTTATTCAGGCGTTCTGAAAAAAGGTAGCTATGTTCTAAATGCTACTAAGAACAAAAAAGAACGGATTTCCCGTTTAGTTCTCATGAAAGCAGATGACCGGCAAGACGTAGAAGAACTACGTGCAGGTGATTTAGGGGCTGCTCTAGGATTAAAAGACACCTTGACTGGTGATACTATCACTGATGAAGGCTCACCAGTAATTCTGGAATCCCTATTTATTCCAGAGCCAGTGATCTCGGTAGCGGTTGAACCCAAAACCAAGAACGACATGGATAAGCTATCCAAGGCTCTGCAATCTCTCTCAGAAGAAGATCCAACTTTCCGTGTCAACGTTGACCCAGAAACGAACCAAACTGTAATTGCAGGGATGGGAGAACTCCACCTAGAAATTCTCGTAGACAGGATGTTACGTGAATTCAAAGTGGAAGCCAACGTTGGTGCGCCACAAGTAGCTTACCGCGAAACGATTCGTAAATCAGTTACTAACGTGGAAGGTAAGTTCATCCGTCAAAGTGGTGGTAAAGGTCAATATGGTCACGTTGTGATCAATTTGGAACCTGGAGAACCAGGTACTGGCTTTGAATTCGTCTCTAAAATTGTCGGTGGTGTAGTACCTAAAGAGTACATAGGCCCTGCCGAGCAAGGTATGAAAGAAAGCTGTGAATCTGGTATTTTAGCTGGATATCCACTCATTGACGTGAAAGCAACGCTAGTTCATGGCTCCTACCACGATGTGGACTCTTCGGAAATGGCTTTCAAAATTGCTGGATCAATGGCGCTGAAAGAAGCTGTGCTTAAAGCCTCACCAGTACTATTAGAGCCTATGATGAAAGTCGAAGTGGAAGTTCCTGAAGACTACATTGGGAACGTCATTGGCGACCTCATCTCCCGTCGGGGGCAGATAGAAAGCCAAAGCACTGAACAGGGACTCGCTAAAGTGGCATCAAAAGTTCCACTGGCGACTATGTTCGGCTACGCCACTGATATCCGCTCGAAAACCCAAGGTCGGGGTATCTTTACGATGGAGTTCAGTCACTACGAAGAGGTGCCTCGCAGCGTAGCTGAAACTATCATTGCAAAAAGCAAAGGGAACGCTTAA
- a CDS encoding phosphodiester glycosidase family protein: MDKMTNYCRRTNHNIVTKPLKYGYFRTLVSPITAILLCLSATYTTNAQQPSQVLPTSPASLRLSAGSQIILNGRNLPGAWLQQPGAANQITTLISDGALRQLMGVDLLNSNDPARQPVVWFSSTTQPIVLTTRLQGGYRYLDITNLARTAGWQIQSQGNTLAIATSPGQVRDIRSSQRPGTPIVPSLPTTRIVVDLTRPTPWQVRQGQPIKPPVDPNTPDAKPPASTHREWTIVLDGIADTGLIQRYTPQPIAPPPASAPNLLKQLPTPEPLITKVEVVNNQTVIQLSVPLALSPQVSTINNPDRLIIDLRPDPLQPRDITWATGLRWRQQFINLGTNRFPVVLLEVNPRTVGLSLKPIITNPDTLVGTAPILQTAQRYLAVGAINGGYFNRNNRYPLGAIRQNNQWLSSPILNRGAIAWNDAGQFYFGRLSLQETLVTSSNLRVPILALNSGYVQNGIARYTPAWGKMYTPLTDNERIVIVQNNKITNQFPGNKAGQTNFPIPNNGYLLTLRGNTTTLVSQLPIGTDVQITSATTPAEFNRYPHIIGAGPLLLQNSQVVLDAKSEQFSNAFIAERAVRSGICTTPNNTLLIAAVHNRAGGPGPTLAEHAQLMKLLGCVNALNLDGGSSTSLYLSGQLLDRYPNTAARVHNGIGIFLQPK; encoded by the coding sequence ATGGACAAAATGACAAATTATTGCCGACGAACAAATCACAATATTGTTACCAAACCATTAAAATACGGATACTTTCGGACTCTTGTATCCCCCATAACGGCAATATTACTTTGCTTGTCTGCTACCTATACCACTAATGCCCAGCAGCCATCACAGGTTCTGCCAACATCGCCTGCATCACTCAGATTATCGGCCGGTAGCCAAATTATCCTTAATGGTCGTAACTTACCAGGAGCTTGGTTACAGCAACCAGGAGCAGCAAATCAAATAACAACACTAATTAGTGATGGCGCTCTTAGACAATTGATGGGGGTGGACTTATTAAACAGTAATGACCCAGCCAGACAGCCAGTAGTGTGGTTTTCATCAACAACCCAACCAATAGTTTTAACCACTAGGCTTCAGGGAGGCTATCGCTATCTAGATATTACCAATCTTGCCCGAACAGCAGGATGGCAGATTCAGTCCCAAGGTAACACGTTAGCGATCGCCACTTCTCCAGGGCAAGTGAGAGATATTCGCTCCAGTCAGCGACCAGGAACCCCAATTGTGCCATCTTTGCCCACAACTCGCATCGTTGTAGACCTAACCCGTCCCACACCTTGGCAAGTCAGACAAGGGCAACCCATCAAACCTCCAGTTGACCCCAATACACCAGATGCCAAACCCCCCGCATCAACCCATAGAGAGTGGACAATCGTCCTTGATGGCATCGCTGATACTGGTTTAATTCAACGCTATACACCGCAACCAATAGCACCGCCACCGGCATCTGCACCCAATTTACTTAAACAATTACCGACACCGGAACCATTAATCACCAAAGTAGAGGTAGTGAATAATCAGACGGTGATTCAGCTAAGTGTTCCCTTAGCTTTGTCTCCTCAGGTTAGCACTATTAATAACCCCGATCGCCTGATTATTGATTTGCGTCCCGACCCCTTACAACCACGAGATATTACCTGGGCAACCGGACTGCGTTGGCGACAACAGTTTATTAATTTAGGTACAAATCGTTTCCCTGTCGTCCTCTTGGAAGTCAACCCCAGGACTGTCGGATTAAGCTTAAAACCCATTATCACTAACCCCGATACTTTAGTAGGTACAGCCCCCATATTGCAAACAGCCCAACGCTACCTCGCAGTAGGCGCAATTAACGGAGGATATTTCAACCGCAATAACCGCTATCCTTTGGGGGCAATTCGTCAGAATAATCAGTGGTTATCCAGTCCTATCTTAAACAGAGGTGCGATCGCCTGGAACGATGCCGGTCAATTTTATTTTGGTCGTCTCAGCTTACAAGAGACTTTAGTGACATCTAGTAATTTGCGAGTGCCAATCTTAGCCCTGAACAGTGGCTATGTCCAAAACGGTATCGCTCGTTATACACCAGCCTGGGGTAAGATGTATACTCCCTTAACTGACAATGAACGGATTGTCATAGTTCAAAACAACAAAATCACCAATCAGTTTCCAGGGAATAAAGCAGGTCAAACCAACTTTCCTATCCCTAACAATGGCTACTTACTTACATTACGTGGCAATACCACTACACTAGTTTCACAACTCCCCATTGGTACTGATGTGCAGATTACCAGTGCCACTACACCTGCTGAGTTTAACCGTTATCCCCATATCATCGGAGCCGGTCCCCTACTTCTCCAAAATAGTCAAGTCGTCCTCGATGCCAAAAGCGAACAATTCAGTAACGCCTTTATTGCTGAAAGGGCTGTTCGTAGTGGCATCTGCACTACCCCAAACAATACCTTATTAATTGCCGCAGTCCATAACCGCGCAGGTGGCCCCGGCCCAACCCTAGCAGAACACGCCCAACTGATGAAACTGTTAGGCTGTGTCAACGCCCTCAACCTAGATGGTGGTAGCTCAACTAGCCTTTACCTAAGTGGGCAACTCCTAGACCGCTATCCTAACACCGCCGCCCGTGTCCACAACGGCATCGGGATTTTTCTTCAACCAAAATAG
- the rpsL gene encoding 30S ribosomal protein S12 — translation MPTIQQLIRTEREKARQKTKSPALKQCPQRRGVCTRVYTTTPKKPNSALRKVARVRLTSGFEVTAYIPGIGHNLQEHSVVMIRGGRVKDLPGVRYHIIRGTLDTAGVKDRKQGRSKYGTKRPKEAKK, via the coding sequence ATGCCAACAATACAGCAATTAATACGCACTGAACGCGAAAAAGCGCGTCAGAAAACTAAGTCCCCTGCTCTGAAGCAATGCCCTCAACGTCGGGGTGTTTGCACCAGAGTATACACAACTACACCTAAAAAGCCTAACTCGGCTCTACGGAAAGTAGCACGGGTCAGACTTACATCGGGATTTGAAGTTACTGCTTACATCCCAGGGATTGGTCACAACTTACAAGAACACTCAGTAGTAATGATTCGTGGCGGTCGGGTGAAGGACTTACCAGGTGTAAGATACCACATCATCCGGGGAACCTTGGATACAGCCGGAGTTAAAGACCGCAAACAAGGCCGTTCCAAATATGGAACCAAGCGCCCGAAAGAAGCGAAAAAATAA
- the rpsG gene encoding 30S ribosomal protein S7, whose product MSRRGVIQRRPVPPDSVYNSRLVSMIIRRIMRHGKKSLAARIVYDALKTIEERTGNNALEVFERAVRNATPLVEVKARRVGGATYQVPMEVRTERGTTLALRWLVQFSRSRPGRTMASRLANELLDAANESGNAIRKREETHRMAEANKAFAHYRY is encoded by the coding sequence ATGTCTCGTCGTGGTGTTATTCAAAGGCGGCCAGTCCCGCCTGACTCTGTATATAACAGTCGCCTGGTGAGTATGATCATCCGGCGAATTATGCGTCATGGAAAGAAATCACTAGCTGCGCGCATCGTTTATGATGCTTTGAAAACAATTGAAGAACGCACTGGTAACAATGCCTTAGAAGTTTTTGAAAGAGCAGTGCGGAACGCAACACCTTTAGTAGAAGTAAAAGCCCGCCGTGTCGGTGGTGCAACCTACCAAGTACCGATGGAAGTGCGTACAGAACGTGGTACTACCCTAGCACTACGTTGGCTGGTACAATTTTCTAGAAGTAGACCCGGACGGACAATGGCCAGCAGATTGGCTAATGAGCTACTAGATGCTGCCAATGAAAGCGGGAATGCGATTCGCAAACGGGAAGAAACACACCGGATGGCGGAAGCAAACAAAGCATTTGCACACTATCGTTACTAA
- a CDS encoding HesB/IscA family protein, producing MIHLSQAAASEINRLKAKQHSMSLFRLTVKPGGCSDWFYEMSFDEKIKEGDRIFDINNTQVVIDHASYNYINGLAIDYSEDLMGGAFRFQNPQAIVTCGCGNSFSTATPSSV from the coding sequence ATGATTCATTTGAGCCAAGCCGCAGCCAGTGAAATCAATCGCTTAAAAGCAAAGCAGCATTCCATGTCCCTATTTAGGCTCACCGTTAAACCAGGTGGCTGTTCTGATTGGTTTTACGAGATGTCTTTCGATGAAAAAATAAAAGAAGGCGATCGCATCTTCGACATTAATAATACCCAAGTAGTCATCGATCATGCCAGCTATAATTACATCAATGGTCTAGCCATAGATTATTCAGAGGATCTGATGGGTGGTGCATTCCGCTTCCAAAACCCCCAAGCAATCGTTACCTGTGGCTGTGGAAATTCTTTCTCTACCGCTACACCATCTAGTGTTTAA